In Cherax quadricarinatus isolate ZL_2023a chromosome 69, ASM3850222v1, whole genome shotgun sequence, the sequence ATGTCACAGGTATTTTGGTTACGAAGGGTTGCGATATGATGATACTCTgggacataacacacacacacacacacttatatacttGATATGCTGTGTTTTCGTCAGATTCAGGGGGTGGCGGGCCCGGCAAGGGAGCGTCTCCCTTGCTTGCTCTCTTCATTGGTGTGTTGGCTGCCTTCGtgctcactctcactgtcatcaTTGTGGCCACGAAGCTGAGGTGTCGTGCCAGAGCCACAGCTAGAGAGGAAGACGACGACGGTACAGGGGCGAGAAGCGACGATAGTGAGGACGATGAGTTGCGAGGGGCGACCAACAGGCCGGGTGGAAACGGCAGGAGGAGCTCCGTAGAAGTGAAACTTATGTGTGTTGTTAGGCCTGACGAAGATGAACTGGCGGAGGAGGCactgaagcagcagcaacagcagcagcagcagcaacaacaacagcagcagcagcaacagcttggacTCTCCACTGTTCAGGACCCAGGTCAGCTTATTGTATTATTTTAACCTCTTTAATTTGTGCATAAATTATTTGAGCCCTGAGCAGGTAATTTTTTTCATCCCTATCTTGAACATGTTACTTATTGCATATACATGGAAACGCTAAATCCAGTGGGATACAGGACGTAATTAGTTTGGATCCAGGGAAGAGCATCTTCACGTCCTCTGATCAACAACAACCCTGTTAACGGCATCAATGCACACATTTCCCTCTTCTCTCTTCAACTTGCCgggtttcaaaaccattcatcacatctgttaGATActacaacatcatgggatcttgattcaaggaattcttcaatacttattcaacctttggacgaagacctacttacacaagtggatggttccactgtgatcccacctcctcctgccgcccctcacctgactacagtatataagccactgctcCGAACATACGCTgaaataacaatggttataaatggccataatttttaaaggggtggaccggtaagccagcggaaggcctcggtcagatgatcaaaagctccaaaggcgggtcatcatctgactaagacccgcatcaggaaacatttgtcctgtttcctgacgaaccttacctaacctaatatacgctgtactttctacaaaagtgatggactgaacacatcgattccaggctgagggactgattgcctcaaactcctcctctccttaccccttcctGCTTAGTATTGGAccgatgaagctactgtgtggcgtttccttaataaagattcccatatgttgcacaagtgtctcagtcttcaacttccctCTAAAGCTGTAGTCTAAAAGATATCTCCACAGAGACCACTTGAGAAATTTCAGAGCAAAGGTGTCAGGGAAGATATACTGAGGCAGTTTGTTCCACAGAATTGCTTTGCAATGGCAACACGAGGGAACAGCAACGCGTTCTCCTCTAGGattaacaacagccacaacaccaGTGAGAACAGATTGCAGTGAAAGAACTGCTCGATCACTGATGACTTAATAATTGGCCACATAGGTGGCACTTGATAGCTATATAACTCTGATGCAATATTTCACTGTTATTGGGTTGAGAATTGATAACTGTATTCTTAATGACTTTCCTGATCATTGATGACTTATGTGACTTAAATTGATGTAGCAACCTcagcatcagcaacacttctTACATCAACATCAACTACAGCAACATCTATAACATCAACAACTGCAGTTTTAAAACCAGTTGGTGATAACAATATCAATAACAGTTTAAATAAGTATACTGAATGATAGTTATTAGCGGATGGAGGGTCGAGCCTCAAGCGCTTTTCGCGTTTAAATATCCATACTGGTATTTAAACATTATAAAAATCATAAAaacagtaataatgttggtaacaTTACCGACAATATCTTATGTAAAAAGACATGTACAATTGatgcgacattttattatggcaacgtttcactctcctggAGCTCTGTCAAAActcctgcagagcgaaacgttgccactataaaaaaaaacgtcacattagttgcacttgtgtataTTTACCAGTAGAAAAATTATTAATGTTCCCTATCTTGCAGCACCTGGGATTTCACATAaggtattacctggagagtttacctggagagagttccgggggtcaacgcccccgcggcccggtctgtgaccaggtatgaatatatatatatttttctctcCTCGTCCAGGATCACCCCGGGAATATTCCAGGCTGGACTCTAAGCCCACGTCTGATTCTCTCTACAGTTCCTGTACGAGTAATCGGGTGAGTACATAACGTTCTCGGAACACGTATATTAGTTAATGCATGAGTGAACGTGCTAAAATCAACGTAGacaagaagagtgacctagtagcgaccagtgaagaggcggggacaggaactgtgaatcgactcctggaaccacaactgggtaagtacaattaggtgagtactaatTCTTAATATTTTCGACAGGGAAAAGAGCGGTAATCAGGGCTAGCTGAATTCATAAAAGGTCGGCTCTAATTTCTTGGTTCGGGTTCGAAAGGCTTTTATTCCGCTAGTTATTCACGTTTAAGGTTCGAAACTGGTCGAATGAGGCATATACAAATTATTTCATATAACtcggtatttaaaaaaaaaatggcccaTAGGCATCTTCCTAACCTAAAGTCATTTCAATCCTTTCTCCAAAATGCTTCAGCATTGTGAATGAGTAGTTTATAGTTATTGCTCAGTACCCAGTTTGTTGTCTagtaaaattggcaaattaaaaCTTACTTAGcccgaattattattataatcaaaactaatcgCTAAACCACCGGGATCAACATGATCCTAAGTCCTTCAGAGTCCACCTTTGAGAAAATCCCACCAGCACTGAAGGTTCAATTAGCAGGGTAGCAATGAgggtgagggggtggtggtggtggtggtggtggtgatggtggtggtggtgatggtggtggtggtgatggtggtggtggtgatggtggtggtggtgatggtggtggtggtgatggtggtggtggtggtggtggtggtgatggtggtggtggtggtgatggtggtggtggtggtggtgatggtgatggtggtggtggtggtgatggtggtggtgatggtggtggtggtggtggtgatggtggtggtggtggtggtggtgatggtggtggtggtgatggtggtgggtggtgatggtgatgggtggtgatgggtggtgatggtggtggtgatggtggtggtggtggtgggtggtgatggtggtggtggtgggggtgggtggtgatggtggtggtggtgggggtgagtggtgatggtggtggtggtgggtggtggtgatggtggtggtgatagtggtggtggtggtggtggtgggtggtgatggtggtggtggtgatggtggtggtggtgggtggtggtgatggtggtgggtggtggtgatggtggtgggtggtgatggtggtggtggtgggtggtggtggtggtggtgggtggtggtgatggtggtgatggtggtggtggtggtgggtggtggtgatggtggtggtggtggtggtggtggtgggtggtggtgatggtggtggtgggtagtggtgatagtggtggtggtgagtgatggtggtgggtggtgatggcggtgggtggcgatggtggtgggtggtggtggtgatggtggggatgatgatgatacgagcagcaacagcaatagtaacagtagtagtagaacgagtggtagtagaagcagtagtagaagcagtagtagtagttttagtagtagtagtggcagtaatagtaatagtagtagtagtagtagtagtagtagtagtagtagtagtattagcagtaacaATAGCTGTAATACTGCTAGTACtgtaaaataatattaatcacagtATTACATTTTTTTGCAGTGTGGGATGGGGTACTCTACGGAATCAGCTATGCTGCTATCTTCTTCGCCTTCGGCTTGCAGCGCCACCGCTGGGGTGCTGGGAGCTGTTCCCTGCAGCAGCGGTGTAGCTGGTGCCGGTGCTGTCATGAGCGTAGGAGGCGCAGGCGGCGGCGCAGGAATGATGGGCATGATGTACGGGTCCTTAGGGCGTTCCTTGGGGCAGACCTGGGGTCAATATAGCACCTTGTCGCGCCCTCCGCCGCCGGCTCACGATCCAGGCGCAGAATCAAGATTTCACACACTTTCCGCCACGTGCACGCGACGACCCAGCGAGAGTTTCGTGTGATGATTGGCGGATCCTACAACGATGTATATGACGATTGCCTCTGTGACTTATGCGTCATCATTTATGACTTGTGCCTCTCTGCGAGAACCTTTGGGTCTGCAACTTAGTGATGACTTAGTCCGTGATGACtcgaaggagagagacaggaaggaaTTGTTAAGCAACATCTGTGCTATGAGCAGTTTTCACAATACAAAGAATAAATCAAGACTTTACATTAAATAAGACTACTGTGATTAACGAGGAAAGCCTCGCAGAGTTTCTGTTTCGCAATTTACGAAGGGAAGATCAGGACAAGAAGTCCTCGCGCTGAATAACATACACGGATTTATTCCTTCACATTTAAAAAATGATAATAATGTCGATTGAAAATCACATCTCTCATCAACCTTTAGTGGTGCAACTGACGTCTCTCATCCAGTAGCTGAAGTATGACAGCTGAAAAGTGGTAAACAGACATACAGCAAGAGAAGGCATTAATTAATAGGTCGTTTTTTCTACATGAACTTTTATAGCTTGATAACGCCTCTTGTAGATGAAATGTAATGCTAATTAAGGTCTCCTTTTGTTATAAAGGCATTTCTAACCATATCCCATCAAGCAAGCCAATGGCTTAGGCAAACAAGCAAACACTTGGACATATTTGTTCGAAAACGTTTCTCAAGGTCCCAGGGCCGTAACGTTTCCTAATAAATAAgtcctagtgtttgtttacgtgtctttctaaagcaGCTGGTGATATCTATTACCAGGGTTTATACCAAGCAAGCCAATAATCACATAGGTTCTTCAGGTTCTTCACTAGagtaatatctaaaacaagagaTGACAAAGGGATGCTCCCCTTACGGGAGACGCCATGATGCTGGTTTGGGTGGGATGAGGGGGATGTTCTTAAGTGCAGGCAACTGAATTTATCCTCTCCTTCCTTTTATCGAACCTGAATGCTTCCCATTTTCCAGGCGCTAAATGACTCCCATGGGCTTAGGGCTTCCCCCTGATTAAAATGTATGGAGAAGTGGGAGCCAAATTACTAACTGAATCACAGTCACCATGAAACACTACTTTACCGTGAGAATAGTAGAATAGTATTAGCTAAATACTAGTAAAAGCCGACGTTTCAGTCTGTAGTGAATGCTGCAGTTTCTGAGAGTGAATACATTTGCAAGTGTTAAACCCAAGCGAGTCGTTCAGTGGTGGAAGCTCGACCCTCCGTCTGTAATAAAGGCCAAGAAGGATAATAGAGGCCAAGACCTCGGGTAACTTTAAAAGAGATAGCAGAAATATATGGGTgaaagggctgggtttgattggcaCATGAGGTACTGTGGCAAATTCATGGGTAGCTTTGAGAAAACGTAGGACAGATAGGTGGGTGGAAATGGTTGGTTTTGAcaaggacttgccttgtatgggccagtaggcctgttgcagtgttcctttattcttatgttcaaACTAGAAGACAGGCGGCACACAGCGCTCGGCTAAAAGAATATTTATAACTAATTTTAAATAAAAcaatacaaatattttaagtcTTCTTATGTTTAAAAATAGTCATGTATTATTGAAACTGTAAAACGACTGAGGTTCGATCCTTCATCAGGAGAAAGAACCAGTGAGTTTTTCCTGAGGAAAGCCTAGTGACCAGACCGGGGCAGGTCGCTCctcacttcaaaaaaaaaaaaaaaagaggaacaaTGTGGGTTAAACTTAGCCACATTTGGCCAAATGACAGACGATATTCAGTGAATGTTTTCCTCTTGGTGTGTTCTGAGTGTTTCCCGTTTTACGATTTCTCTGAGTATTTTACAAGATTCTCAACTCTTCCCACTGATTCTTCTTATTGCCTACGTTCCTTTACGTTTAACAACATCGTGTATTTTAACAATGCTAAGTAGGTTTTACACATGTTAATTCAGACGTCATTTTATTCCACAAACTTTTATTTTAATGAATTGGATACTTCTTAAAAAGGCGTTGAATGGCTCTATATTAAGCcttttatataaaatatgaaatctCTCATAAGAACACAATTAGGGTATGTCTAACTTGTATATTATTGACAATATGTTtttcttattattaaattaaagaCAGAatcatatttaatatttttttttctttctctctaaGCCTCTAGCAGTATGGTGTCTGAGGCTGTGTGTCAATCACTTACGACTAGGCTCTTACCGAGTCTGGGTACAAATACTAATGATATTTTGCCGATTACCTTGAGAAAGGTCTGTTGGTCTTACGATACATATGAGTCGTGCATCAAATCATATTGATCTGAAAGTATCCATCACTTGATTAAAACATTTCATTATCATTATACTCACGGGGAAGCACAAGACTCGTAGTAATCATTTAGCGCCAGTTATAATGAAAGGTAATAAGGTTTGATCAATATAAGGGCTCTTCCCTGGCATCAAATCCATCCCCTACCTGGCCTTCTCTTGTGAATCTTCATTAGGacataaatcatttcaaggattATCATAAATTAGTATGTGCATCAGATCACTAGGTCCCGTAAGATCTTTCTAACTTCTGTGGTGTATAAGGATAAACAGAGTCATTTCCAATCCAAATCAAATAAAATTAATGGGTTTTATATTGACAAAATTAAGAAGAAACTAGTCAATTAATACTCTATACTCTTACTAAAGCCCAATTTGGCCATGAAAATTCTTCTCAGAATGAAATGGCGTATAGCCGACGTGCATAAATACTGGATATATACTTCGATAGGTGTATGTGTATCCTGATTTAAGCCATTAAAATTTTCCTGACTTGGggtaaacaggtgacatgcagcctaaaTGACCCACTGAGTAATCGATCGGCTTTAAGTCCAGTTAACCAACAGTCTGAATGCAGAGGCAAGGTACAGGTCAAGCTTTATGTTGGTACAACGTttatctctgtgtagagctttattatgtcgtgattgatgaagctctacacagagcgacatCTAAAATAAAAGTTTGCTCTGCAACTGTGTCATTGTCTTCACAAAATTAGCATTGTTGCcagatatttatatattataaatgTGTGTGTTGTCGATGTACTTGATAAGTGCACAAGAGGATAGACTCTTCCACAGGTAAATATTGACACGATTCATCTACCTGTATAGTCACAGTAGATACGTCAATGCGTGCTTCCTCTCTTAATTTAATCCTTAGAGTTGCACAAGGGTCAAAACTGACGCGCAGGATTGTGAATAGTTTGTAAGATAAGTAATTATAGGATCATAAAATCATTTTACATGAAATACAGTAAAAAATAAATGATTTTCGTAATTTTCGCTACGACTTACGTTTGTTGTAGTTAAAAAATAAGGTGGTTAGTAGTTATGACTAAGGTTGTTAGTGCTGAAGCAAATCGTTCAGT encodes:
- the LOC128701869 gene encoding nephrin gives rise to the protein MEVVQDRRAEGGVLVTGNSLVLQKVQREGSGRYSCRASNNRGSHTSNFVRLDVLYEPRCVVESQIVTVTPGENATVECNVDAFPPPHRFSWSLNTTKGLQVVPKEEYDSRGSSSRLTYTTPLTLKKIIILCWAVNDLGTIHQPCTTTLIAAGVPERVESCEVVEQRVSSLRVSCIPGFDGGLEQHFIALVMEPLANRVVANVTSVSPEFSIGGLAPGLDYAVKVFSYNSRGWSPPYLLDGFSLKVAENRMDSGGGGPGKGASPLLALFIGVLAAFVLTLTVIIVATKLRCRARATAREEDDDGTGARSDDSEDDELRGATNRPGGNGRRSSVEVKLMCVVRPDEDELAEEALKQQQQQQQQQQQQQQQQQLGLSTVQDPGSPREYSRLDSKPTSDSLYSSCTSNRCGMGYSTESAMLLSSSPSACSATAGVLGAVPCSSGVAGAGAVMSVGGAGGGAGMMGMMYGSLGRSLGQTWGQYSTLSRPPPPAHDPGAESRFHTLSATCTRRPSESFV